Part of the Chitinophagales bacterium genome is shown below.
ATGGATTCTGGGGATGGAGCCGGCATATCAATTACCTGGGTGAAATACTGATGGCTGCCGGAATGATACTGTGTGTAGGCCATCCCATGATGATCTGGCCGTGGCTGTACCCATTGTATTATGTGGCGCTCCTGTTACCGCGGCAACTGGATGATGATAAACGGTGTGCATTGAAATATGGCAACCTGTGGAAGATATACAGGGAAAAAGTTCCTTACCGGATCATTCCATATATCTACTGAGATTAAAGCCGGTACATTTTTTTAGTGGTGTCACCCATAATATTAATGGCCATTTTTCCCGGCAATATCCGCTGCATGATGAACGATGCCATCTTGTTAGCGCCACCGGTAACGAACGATGGTTGCTTACCCAGTTTTTCAAAACATTCCTGCACCACCGCTTCAGGCGTTTGCACTTTAGGTGCGAAGAAGTTTGTTTTTCCCGGATGGGTATTGATAAAATTTGGGGAGGAAGTGGCGCCGGCACAACATGCCATGATATCCACGCCACGGTTCTTCCATTCGTACCACAGGCTTTCAGCAAACACACGGGTAAATGCTTTGGTGGCAGCATATATGGCTAAATAACCACTGCCCTGAAATCCGGCAAGCGATGACATTAATATCACGGCACCTTTTCCATCTTGCAGCATCCGCTCCCCGAAAAGATGAACCATGTTCATGGCCGTCAGCACATTGGTGGCAAGCATTTCATGATTATGCGCCGCACTGTTCTTTTCAAAAGAGCCTATGTAGGAAAGTCCGGCATTATATACGAGCAGGTTAATTGATGCCCCGTTCAATGCTGCGATTATCTGTTGTGTGGCCGTTGGGTCCGCTAAATCACAGTTGATGCAGGTGACGCTGATGGAATACTCTTTCATCAGTGCTTGCGCCAATAGCTGCAATGGCGCCTGCCGTCGCGCTATAAGTACAAGGTCCATGCCCTGAGCGGCAAGATAAGTACTGTAAGCGGCACCAATGCCTTCAGAAGCTCCTGCAACAAGCGCTGTATTTCCGTATTTTAATTTCAGGTTCATGATGTTCTTATAGTTTGTTTGTTGCAGCAG
Proteins encoded:
- a CDS encoding SDR family NAD(P)-dependent oxidoreductase; the protein is MNLKLKYGNTALVAGASEGIGAAYSTYLAAQGMDLVLIARRQAPLQLLAQALMKEYSISVTCINCDLADPTATQQIIAALNGASINLLVYNAGLSYIGSFEKNSAAHNHEMLATNVLTAMNMVHLFGERMLQDGKGAVILMSSLAGFQGSGYLAIYAATKAFTRVFAESLWYEWKNRGVDIMACCAGATSSPNFINTHPGKTNFFAPKVQTPEAVVQECFEKLGKQPSFVTGGANKMASFIMQRILPGKMAINIMGDTTKKMYRL